The genomic segment CTTCTGGAGGGCCCCCGGATTGCTATCGAAAAGTCGAGGGCGTGCCTGATGATGAATATGACCGAAGACGGGCTCAGGGCTGTCGCCGGGGCCGGGGTAAGCTTTATGGGCGAGTATATCGTGAACTCGAAGAAGCTCGATACGCTGACTAAAGAGCTGCTCGCCGTACTTTCCGAGCATCATAAAAACTATCCCGGCGATACGGGGGTAAAGGAAGAGGCGTTAAAAGGGCGTAGCGAGGTCGCGCCGGGGTTCATGAAGACCGTAGTGGACAGGCTCGTGGAAGAGGGGGTTATTAAAAGAGAGGGGTCCTGCCTCTCCCTTGCCTCCCACCGCGCCTCGTCTTCCGGAGAGGAGGCGGAGATAGAGGAGGGGATACTGGGGGCCGTGGGGGACGGGGTCGAGGGCGTCCCGGCAAGCGGGTTAAGGGAGCTCCGCTTCAAGAGGGAAGATACGGACAGGGTGCTGGGCTACCTCATAAGGCGCGCAGCGGTTATAAGGCTCAGAGAGGGAAGGGTCGTCTCGGCCGGGGCTGTGGAGCGGGCCAGGAAGAAGCTTGTAGAATATCTGGGGGAAAATGATAAGATAAAGGCCGCGGAGTTCAGGGACGTGCTCGGGTGCGGCAGGAAGGCGGCCATAGATATGCTCGAGTACTTCGACAGGGAGAGAGTGACCATAAGGGTGGGGGACGAGAGGACGCTCAGGGGCGGGCGATGAACCTCGCGGGTGTCGGCAGGCGGTTCTTAATAGTCTTCTGCGTGGCCTTTACGGTCCTCGTCCTTGTGGTGATGTTTACACCCGTTGCCAACTACATGGCAAGGCCGCTTGTGGTCGCACCCAAAGATAGGGAGGCCGACTTGATAGTCGTACTCGGCGGCGGGGTCTTCCCTAACGGGCTCCTCGGCGGGGGCTCCAACGAGAGGCTCATCCACGGACTGCTCCTCTATAAGGAAGGCCGCGCCCCGAAGATTATCTTCTCAGGGGGCTCGATAATAAAGACGTCGGCCAAGATACTACATACTATAACCCGGTCCGAGGACACGAGCCGTATAGACGCGGTCGAGGCCGATATCATGAAGGACATATCCGTGAGGCTCGGCATCCCGGCTGGCGACCTCTCGGTCGACGGAGATTCAATCCATACCTACGGCAACCTCGCGGCGGTAAAGGGCTTTATGGAGACCCGGGGGCTTAAGAGCTGTCTTATCGTGACCTCCCCGACGCATATACTGAGGTCCATGAAGGTAAGCGGGAAGCTCGGGCTCGACTGCTACCCGGCGCCCGTTGGGGACTACACCCCGCACATACGGGGCTCCACCGGGAGGCTCTCTCTCATGAGGGCCGTACTGTGGGAGTATGCGGCCCTGGGTCTTTATAAGGCCTACGGCTATATATAGGAAGGAGGGTCTTAATTCTGAGCGAAGGGCGTAAGATAAAGCTCACGAGCTGGGCGAGCTGCGCGGGCTGAGCGGCCAAGATGGCCCCCGAGGCCCTGATGCAGGTCCTGCATCAACTGCCGCACGTAAAGGACGGGAACCTGCTTGTAGGCATAGAGACCGCGGACGACGCGAGTGTCTACAGGATAACGGACGAGCTCGCCCTGGTATCCACGGTCGACTTCTTCCCGCCCATCGTGGACGACCCGTACACCTTCGGACAGGTCTCGGCGGCCAACGCCCTGAGCGACGTCTATGCCATGGGCGGCAGCCCGCGCCTGGCCATGAATATCGTAGCTTTTCCGAAGGCCCTCGATCTCGACATACTCGGGGAGATAATAAAGGGCAGCATGGATAAGCTCCGGGAGGCCGATACCCTCCTCGTGGGCGGGCACTCGATAGAGGATAAGGAGGTAAAGTACGGCCTTTCTGTCACGGGCTTTGTGGACCCTGAAAAGATTACGACAAACAAGGGGGCCGTGGCCGGGGACAGGCTGATACTCACAAAGCCGCTCGGCACGGGTGTCATAACGACCGCGCTTAAGGACGGCAGGTGCGCCCCCTATGACAAAGGAGACGCGATTTCCAGGGACGCTATCGCCTCTATGAAAACGCTCAACAGGGCGGCCTCCGAGGCGATGGTCGAGGCCGGGGCGAGGGCGTGTACCGACGTAACTGGCTTTGGGCTCCTGGGGCACGCCTTCGAGATGGCCGATGCCTCGGGCGTCTCCTTTGTCATACGCTCCGGGGAGGTCAGGCTCTTTCCTGAAGCAATTGAGCTTATAAAAAAGAAGAAGAACAGGCCTAAATCGATTGAGTCAAACAGAGAATTCCTCTTGAATCATATAGAGATAGACAGTAAGGTCGATAAATCTCTTGAACTTCTCCTCTACGACCCGCAGACCTCGGGCGGGCTGCTCATCGCCATCCCCGGGGCCGCGGCCGATGGGCTCATGGGCAAGCTGCGAGAGAGGGGAGTGGCGGCCTCGGTCATAGGGGAGGTAGTGGAGAAAGTGGAAAAAAAAGGCCGGACGATAAGGGTGGAGTAGGGCTTATGAAAAGTTACCGTAAGGAGTTATGGTTCAACGTACCCGGGAGGAGGGGTTTCATAAATATAACCCCCGATGTGTCCGGGTGCCTCGAGGAGAGCGGCGTCCGGGAGGGGTTGGTGCTCGTTAACGCCATGCACATAACCGCCTCGGTCTTCATAAACGACGACGAGGGGGGGCTCCACGAGGACTTCGAGAGGTGGCTCGAGGGGCTTGCGCCGCACGAGCCGATAAGTCAATACCGCCACAACCTTACGGGCGAGGACAACGGGGACGCGCACCTTAAGCGTACGGTCATGGGCCGCGAGGTGGTCGTGGCCGTAACCAAGGGTAAGCTCGACTTCGGCCCCTGGGAGCGCATATTCTACGGCGAGTTCGACGGAAGGCGCAAGAAGAGGGTGCTCGTAAAGATTATAGGCGAGTAAAGGGGGGGGCGAGATGAATAACCCCATAACGCTTACTACCGACTTCGGCGTGAAGGACCCCTGGCAGGGCGCGATGAAGGGGGTCATA from the Thermodesulfobacteriota bacterium genome contains:
- a CDS encoding SelB C-terminal domain-containing protein, giving the protein GKAQVVDCVFDFLGSMGKAFESRTTLKLHHLSSEGLVTVHITGGKGGKGAYGRMYLKEPALLLRGDRFILRDPSIRKTVGGGRVLLPHFSKRPSFRARDIKPGSLDRDEDALGRLLEGPRIAIEKSRACLMMNMTEDGLRAVAGAGVSFMGEYIVNSKKLDTLTKELLAVLSEHHKNYPGDTGVKEEALKGRSEVAPGFMKTVVDRLVEEGVIKREGSCLSLASHRASSSGEEAEIEEGILGAVGDGVEGVPASGLRELRFKREDTDRVLGYLIRRAAVIRLREGRVVSAGAVERARKKLVEYLGENDKIKAAEFRDVLGCGRKAAIDMLEYFDRERVTIRVGDERTLRGGR
- a CDS encoding YdcF family protein; its protein translation is MNLAGVGRRFLIVFCVAFTVLVLVVMFTPVANYMARPLVVAPKDREADLIVVLGGGVFPNGLLGGGSNERLIHGLLLYKEGRAPKIIFSGGSIIKTSAKILHTITRSEDTSRIDAVEADIMKDISVRLGIPAGDLSVDGDSIHTYGNLAAVKGFMETRGLKSCLIVTSPTHILRSMKVSGKLGLDCYPAPVGDYTPHIRGSTGRLSLMRAVLWEYAALGLYKAYGYI
- the selD gene encoding selenide, water dikinase SelD; its protein translation is MSEGRKIKLTSWASCAGUAAKMAPEALMQVLHQLPHVKDGNLLVGIETADDASVYRITDELALVSTVDFFPPIVDDPYTFGQVSAANALSDVYAMGGSPRLAMNIVAFPKALDLDILGEIIKGSMDKLREADTLLVGGHSIEDKEVKYGLSVTGFVDPEKITTNKGAVAGDRLILTKPLGTGVITTALKDGRCAPYDKGDAISRDAIASMKTLNRAASEAMVEAGARACTDVTGFGLLGHAFEMADASGVSFVIRSGEVRLFPEAIELIKKKKNRPKSIESNREFLLNHIEIDSKVDKSLELLLYDPQTSGGLLIAIPGAAADGLMGKLRERGVAASVIGEVVEKVEKKGRTIRVE
- a CDS encoding secondary thiamine-phosphate synthase enzyme YjbQ, whose translation is MKSYRKELWFNVPGRRGFINITPDVSGCLEESGVREGLVLVNAMHITASVFINDDEGGLHEDFERWLEGLAPHEPISQYRHNLTGEDNGDAHLKRTVMGREVVVAVTKGKLDFGPWERIFYGEFDGRRKKRVLVKIIGE